From one bacterium genomic stretch:
- a CDS encoding ABC transporter permease — protein sequence MRTYIARRLLLLIPTLLGITVIVFFSMQAIPGDPVEVYLGSFYDEVTAQSIRAEYGLDQPVVVQYVRWVGRLVQGNWGKEVLSGDSVLSRISDRILVSGELIIGARIVALLIAIPAGIVSATRPYTASDYTAMTGAMIGVSIPEFFGGILLVLFFSLLLGWLPVQGYQPWSAGIWVHLSHMLLPIFTLGFTRAGILTRLVRSSMLEVISQDYITTARAKGVSEIFIICRHALKNALIPVVTVMGLQVGFLVGGTIVVETVFSIPGLGQYGISAIASRDYPAVMGFILISSTVFVLTNLIVDLTYAVLNPRIRYGS from the coding sequence ATGAGAACTTACATCGCCCGGAGGCTGCTGCTCCTGATCCCCACCCTGCTCGGGATTACGGTCATCGTATTTTTCTCGATGCAGGCCATCCCCGGGGACCCGGTCGAGGTCTACCTCGGCAGCTTCTACGATGAGGTCACTGCGCAATCGATTCGCGCCGAATACGGTCTGGATCAGCCGGTCGTTGTCCAATATGTCCGTTGGGTCGGCCGGCTGGTCCAGGGAAACTGGGGAAAGGAGGTCCTCTCCGGCGATTCCGTCCTCTCGCGGATATCGGATCGCATTCTGGTGAGCGGGGAACTCATCATCGGGGCCAGGATCGTGGCGCTGCTCATCGCCATCCCCGCCGGGATCGTTTCCGCCACCCGCCCCTATACGGCCTCCGACTACACGGCCATGACGGGCGCCATGATAGGCGTTTCGATACCCGAATTCTTCGGAGGCATCCTGCTCGTGCTCTTCTTCTCCCTCCTGCTGGGCTGGCTGCCTGTGCAAGGCTACCAGCCCTGGTCCGCGGGAATCTGGGTGCACCTCTCCCACATGTTGCTGCCCATCTTCACCCTGGGATTCACGCGCGCGGGCATTCTCACCCGTCTCGTCCGGAGTTCCATGCTGGAGGTCATCAGCCAGGACTACATCACAACGGCCCGGGCCAAAGGGGTCAGCGAGATTTTCATAATCTGCCGCCATGCCCTGAAAAACGCCCTGATCCCCGTGGTGACCGTGATGGGCCTCCAGGTGGGCTTCCTCGTCGGCGGAACCATCGTCGTCGAGACGGTCTTTTCGATTCCCGGGCTCGGCCAATACGGCATCTCCGCCATCGCCAGCCGCGATTACCCGGCTGTGATGGGGTTTATCCTGATTTCCTCGACGGTGTTCGTTCTGACAAACCTGATCGTCGATCTGACCTACGCCGTCCTTAACCCAAGGATCCGCTATGGTTCTTGA